A genomic stretch from Aerococcaceae bacterium zg-1292 includes:
- a CDS encoding IS1634 family transposase, which yields MAFIRTTKNKEGRQHVYLVEGYRENGKVKQRIIHKYGLLDELEAQEPGILDRLKREAKENSQINPEKLTVDYSLKDSMNRPDLKYGWKILEDIYSTLKLDRYFSFHQSEKSDTNLSQVAQLLFFQRILKPDSKHKTFISQEHLFGNWNVPYNAVYRSLDQFDQLKNDLQQHIHREITQLTDRKATLVFYDVTNYYFEVDVPDEDVVDEEGNVIVEGLRKRGASKEYRRDPIVQLGLFMDSNGIPISYKLFRGNFSDPKTYIPAIQEAKKQFGIERLVVVADKAMNSADNLLEMLSKEDGWIFSQKHRGRRGAPKDIQEHILDTSDWAYNQTLTFAKKSYIRTRKLGTGKNAPQVQEKVLITWNEKYAIREKLRREGALEYASKLTNAELYRQTSKKGGKKYLDVTYIDSETGEVLPYSPVVQINQEEVDFDAQFDGINVLVTSEIDKEDDEIIEAYQELSKIEDCFRVTKTEFESRPVYVRKPSHIEGHFLICFISLVLMRLLQHTIQWKMSPRKIVEALNSMEATPLVQGFYRVQQSELMDELNNYLGIHWTKGVVRVEEINSYGKKCIHNTLSAMKTSKKA from the coding sequence ATGGCATTTATTAGAACTACAAAAAATAAAGAAGGTAGACAACACGTCTATCTTGTTGAAGGTTACCGTGAAAATGGTAAAGTTAAGCAAAGAATTATTCATAAATACGGACTTTTGGATGAATTAGAAGCTCAGGAACCAGGAATTTTGGATAGATTGAAACGAGAAGCTAAGGAGAATTCTCAAATTAATCCTGAAAAATTGACCGTCGATTATTCACTAAAAGACTCTATGAATCGACCCGATTTAAAGTATGGTTGGAAAATATTAGAGGATATCTATTCGACACTCAAATTAGATCGCTATTTTTCTTTCCACCAATCAGAAAAATCGGATACTAATTTATCACAAGTCGCTCAATTACTTTTCTTTCAACGGATTTTAAAGCCAGATAGTAAGCACAAAACTTTTATCTCACAAGAACATTTATTTGGTAATTGGAACGTCCCTTATAATGCAGTCTATCGCTCATTAGATCAATTTGATCAACTAAAAAATGATCTACAACAGCATATTCACCGAGAAATTACGCAACTAACTGACCGTAAAGCGACGCTTGTCTTTTATGATGTCACTAACTACTATTTTGAAGTGGATGTTCCTGATGAAGATGTTGTTGATGAGGAAGGAAATGTTATCGTAGAGGGGCTAAGAAAACGCGGAGCAAGTAAAGAATATCGTCGGGACCCAATCGTTCAATTAGGTTTATTTATGGATTCAAACGGGATTCCTATCTCATACAAACTGTTCCGAGGTAATTTTTCAGATCCAAAAACCTACATCCCAGCAATTCAGGAAGCGAAAAAACAATTCGGGATTGAGCGCTTGGTGGTAGTCGCTGATAAGGCAATGAATAGTGCGGATAATCTACTTGAGATGCTTTCAAAAGAAGATGGATGGATATTTTCTCAAAAGCATCGTGGCAGACGTGGTGCACCAAAAGATATTCAAGAACACATTTTAGATACATCAGACTGGGCATATAACCAGACTCTAACCTTTGCGAAAAAAAGCTATATTCGAACCCGAAAACTAGGAACAGGCAAGAATGCACCGCAAGTACAAGAGAAAGTGCTTATCACATGGAATGAAAAGTATGCGATTAGAGAAAAATTGAGACGAGAAGGCGCATTAGAATACGCAAGTAAGTTAACGAATGCAGAATTATATCGCCAAACAAGTAAAAAAGGTGGCAAAAAATATCTAGATGTTACCTATATCGATTCAGAAACAGGAGAGGTCTTACCTTATTCCCCTGTCGTCCAAATTAATCAAGAGGAAGTGGATTTTGACGCACAATTCGATGGAATTAATGTTTTAGTGACGAGTGAAATCGATAAAGAAGACGATGAAATTATTGAGGCTTATCAAGAGCTATCCAAAATAGAGGATTGTTTTCGTGTGACAAAAACAGAGTTTGAAAGCCGCCCAGTTTATGTGCGAAAACCAAGTCATATTGAGGGGCATTTTTTAATCTGTTTTATTTCCTTAGTGTTAATGCGACTACTGCAACATACAATTCAGTGGAAAATGAGTCCGCGAAAAATAGTAGAAGCATTAAATAGTATGGAAGCAACCCCTTTAGTTCAAGGATTTTATCGTGTTCAACAATCAGAACTAATGGATGAACTGAATAACTATTTAGGCATTCACTGGACAAAAGGCGTTGTGCGTGTGGAAGAAATAAATAGTTATGGAAAAAAATGCATACACAACACCTTGTCAGCGATGAAAACCTCTAAGAAAGCTTGA